One genomic segment of Vulpes vulpes isolate BD-2025 chromosome 2, VulVul3, whole genome shotgun sequence includes these proteins:
- the WDR81 gene encoding WD repeat-containing protein 81 isoform X1: MAGLSPALPPGGREGMALGSRGREVSLTRGAACWSPPPSPDMEELLQSVERDLNIDARQLAPAPGGTYVVALVPARWLASLRERRVPLGPCPRAEGLNEAEVRTLLQRSVQKLPPGWTRVEVHGLRKRRLSYPLGGGLPSEEGSTSPETLTRFMQDVAAQNYRNLWRHAYRTYGQPYSHSPAPSAVPALDLVRQALQRVYGCPFLSVGEFAQCPSYARDGPCSPRGSLACPSLLQAEALLESPEMLYVVHPYVQFSLHDVVTFSPAKLTNSQAKVLFILFRVLRAMDACHRQGLACGALTLHHIAVDEKLCSELRLDLSAYERPKEDESEEIPVARDGPGSGPGEEGGGRPGCPSCQEELRGLVLDWVHGRISNFHYLMQLNRLAGRRQGDPNYHPVLPWVVDFTTPHGRFRDLRKSKFRLNKGDKQLDFTYEMTRQAFVAGGTGGGEPPHVPHHISDVLSDITYYVYKARRTPRSVLCGHVRAQWEPHEYPASMERMQNWTPDECIPEFYTDPSIFCSIHPDMPDLDVPAWCGSSQEFVSAHRALLESPEVSQDLHHWIDLTFGYKLQGKEAVKEKNVCLHLVDAHTHLTSYGVVQLFDQPHPQRLAGAPALSPEPPLIPRVLFQTIQESIGREDLPGQLTNGMGRLVLEATPCEAGWARDRLVAGEDDLEQATEALDSISLSGKAGDQLGSSSSSQVPPGLLSFSVASASRPGRRNKPAGADPGEGEEGKILLPEGFNPVQPLEGLEKLGNFLTKGLGSQLEVLEQPQVQPPVQLRELFHRDMQALGILLAEMVFATRVRTLQPDAPLWVRFEAVRGLCTRHPKEVPVSLQPVLDILLQLSGPEGPVGAGKGKLAPLFEYRPVSQGLPPPCPAQLLSPFSSVVPFPPYFPALHKFILLYQARRVEDEAQGRELVFALWQQLGAVLSDITPEGLEILLPFVLSLMSEEHTAVYTAWYLFEPVAKALGPKNANKYLLKPLIGAYESPCRLHGRFYLYTDCFVAQLMVRLGLQAFLIHLLPHVLQVLAGVEASQEESKGLVGATEDEDSELPGARPSSCAFREEIQMDGEPAASSGLGLPDYTSGVSFHDQAYLPETEDFQAGLYVAESPQPREAEAVSLGRLSDKSSTSETSLGEERATEEGGLRSGDSSQDLKQSEGSEEEEEDEEGCVVLEEEEGDGEQDEITRASELTLSDTVLSMDTVVARSGETDGEEEEEPLTEQSEGKEQKILLDTACKMVRWLSAKLGPTVASRYVARNLLRLLTSCYVGPTRQQFTVSSGESPPLSAGNIYQKRPILGDIVSGPVLSCLLHIAHLYGEPVLTYQYLPYISYLVAPGSTSGPSRLNSRKEAGLLAAVTLTQKIIVYLSDTTLMDILPRISHEVLLPVLSFLTSLVTGFPSGAQARTVLCMKTISLIALICLRIGQEMVQQHLSEPVATFFQVFSQLHELRHQDLKLDPGGRSEGQLPEVAFSDGQQRLVDPTLLDELQKVFTLEMAYTIYVPFSCLLGDIIQKIIPNHELVGELAGLYLESISPSSRNPASVEPTVPSSGLEWDLQSGSCPQDDGHSGTFGSVLVGNRIQIPDDSQPESPSLLGPIPGVGSGGLDSEEDNALKRELPRSAHGLSGNWLAYWQYEIGVSQQDAHFHFHQIRLQSFPGHSGAVKCVAPLSNEDFFLSGSKDRTVRLWPLYNSGDGTSETAPRLVYAQHRKSVFFVGQLEAPQYVVSCDGAVHIWDPFTGKTLRMMEPWDSRVPLTAVAVMPAPHTSITMASSDSTLRFVDCRKPGLQHEFRLGGGLNPGLVRSLAVSPSGRSVVAGFSSGFMVLLDTRTGLVLRGWPAHEGDILQIKAVEGSVLVSSSSDHSLTVWKELEQKPMHHYKSASDPIHTFDLYGSEVVTGTVANKIGVCSLLEPPSQATTKLSSENFRGTLTSLALLPTKRHLLLGSDNGVIRLLA, from the exons ATGGCCGGGCTTAGCCCCGCGCTGCCCCCAGGCGGCCGGGAGGGGATGGCCCTGGGGAGCCGGGGGCGGGAAGTCTCTCTCACTCGCGGGGCCGCCTGCTGGTCCCCGCCCCCAAGCCCCGACATGGAGGAGCTGCTACAGAGCGTGGAGAGGGACCTGAACATCGATGCCCGGCAGCTGGCTCCGGCCCCGGGGGGCACCTACGTGGTGGCCCTAGTGCCTGCGCGCTGGCTGGCCAGCCTCCGCGAGCGCCGGGTGCCCCTCGGACCCTGCCCCCGGGCAGAGGGCCTGAACGAGGCGGAAGTGAGGACTCTTCTGCAACGCTCCGTGCAGAAGCTGCCCCCCGGCTGGACGCGCGTGGAGGTGCACGGTCTGCGGAAACGGAGGCTGTCCTACCCCCTGGGCGGCGGCTTGCCTTCTGAGGAGGGGTCCACCAGCCCTGAGACCCTCACTCGCTTCATGCAGGATGTGGCTGCCCAGAATTATCGCAACCTGTGGCGCCATGCTTATCGTACTTATGGGCAGCCCTATAGTCATAGTCCTGCCCCTTCAGCTGTCCCTGCGCTGGACTTAGTACGACAGGCTCTGCAGAGAGTCTATGGTTGTCCCTTCCTGTCGGTGGGTGAATTTGCCCAGTGCCCATCCTATGCAAGAGATGGTCCCTGTTCTCCTCGGGGCAGCCTGGCCTGTCCCAGTCTTTTGCAAGCTGAGGCCCTGCTGGAGTCTCCAGAGATGCTATACGTGGTGCACCCTTATGTACAGTTCTCCCTGCATGATGTGGTCACTTTCAGCCCTGCCAAGCTAACCAACAGCCAGGCCAAGGTGCTCTTCATCCTCTTCCGTGTGCTGAGGGCAATGGATGCCTGTCACCGCCAGGGACTGGCCTGCGGGGCCCTGACTTTGCACCACATCGCTGTAGATGAGAAGCTTTGCAGTGAGCTCCGGCTGGACCTGAGTGCTTACGAAAGGCCCAAGGAGGACGAGAGTGAGGAGATCCCTGTGGCAAGGGATGGGCCAGGCAGTGGacctggagaggagggaggggggagaccTGGATGTCCCAGCTGCCAGGAGGAACTTCGTGGCCTCGTGCTAGATTGGGTCCATGGCCGGATCAGCAACTTCCACTACCTCATGCAGCTAAATAGGTTGGCAGGTCGGCGGCAGGGGGATCCCAATTACCACCCAGTGTTGCCCTGGGTGGTGGACTTCACCACACCCCATGGGCGCTTTCGAGACCTACGCAAGTCCAAGTTCCGCCTCAACAAGGGGGATAAGCAGCTGGACTTCACCTATGAGATGACGCGGCAGGCGTTTGTAGCAGGTGGTACAGGCGGTGGGGAGCCACCTCACGTTCCTCACCACATCTCAGATGTGCTCTCTGACATCACATATTATGTGTACAAGGCTCGGCGGACACCCCGGTCGGTGCTCTGTGGACACGTGCGGGCACAGTGGGAGCCCCATGAGTATCCCGCCAGCATGGAGCGTATGCAGAACTGGACACCTGACGAGTGCATTCCCGAGTTCTATACCGATCCCTCTATCTTCTGCTCCATCCACCCTGACATGCCTGACCTGGACGTGCCAGCCTGGTGTGGCTCTAGCCAGGAGTTTGTGTCTGCCCACCGGGCGCTGTTGGAGAGCCCAGAGGTGTCCCAGGACTTGCACCATTGGATTGACCTCACATTTGGCTACAAACTCCAGGGCAAGGAGGCtgtgaaagaaaagaatgtgtgtcTGCACCTGGTGGATGCCCACACGCACCTGACCAGCTATGGCGTGGTACAGCTCTTTGATCAGCCACACCCCCAACGGCTGGCTGGGgctcctgccctttcccctgAGCCTCCGCTCATCCCCAGAGTGTTGTTCCAGACCATTCAGGAGAGCATAGGCCGGGAGGACTTACCTGGACAGCTCACAAATGGGATGGGTAGGCTGGTTTTGGAAGCCACTCCCTGTGAGGCTGGCTGGGCCAGGGACAGGCTCGTGGCAGGGGAAGATGACTTAGAACAGGCCACGGAAGCTCTGGATTCCATCTCCCTCTCAGGGAAAGCAGGTGACCAgctgggctcctcctcctccagtcaggtgcccccaggcCTCCTGTCTTTCTCAGTGGCCTCAGCCTCTCGACCAGGACGCAGGAACAAACCTGCTGGCGCAGACCccggggaaggggaggaggggaagattCTTCTTCCCGAGGGCTTCAATCCTGTGCAGCCTCTGGAAGGGCTAGAGAAACTAGGCAACTTCCTGACCAAAGGCCTAGGGAGCCAGTTGGAGGTGCTCGAGCAGCCCCAGGTCCAGCCACCTGTGCAGCTGCGGGAACTCTTCCATCGGGACATGCAGGCGCTGGGTATTCTATTGGCAGAAATGGTGTTTGCCACCAGGGTCCGAACGCTGCAACCTGATGCACCACTGTGGGTACGCTTTGAGGCTGTTCGGGGGCTCTGCACACGCCACCCCAAGGAGgtccctgtgtctctgcagcCCGTGCTGGACATACTGCTGCAGCTGAGTGGCCCCGAAGGCCctgtgggggcagggaagggcaagCTGGCCCCACTCTTTGAGTACAGGCCCGTCTCCCAGGGgttgccccctccctgcccagcccagctccTGAGCCCCTTCAGCTCTGTGGTCCCTTTCCCCCCGTACTTCCCAGCACTACACAAGTTCATTCTCCTGTATCAGGCAAGGCGGGTGGAGGATGAGGCTCAGGGGCGGGAACTGGTGTTCGCTCTGTGGCAGCAACTGGGTGCAGTGCTGAGTGACATCACCCCAGAGGGCTTGGAGATCCTGCTGCCTTTCGTGCTGTCGCTCATGTCTGAGGAGCACACGGCCGTGTACACAGCCTGGTACCTGTTTGAACCTGTTGCTAAGGCACTAGGCCCCAAAAATGCTAACAAGTACCTGCTGAAGCCTCTCATCGGTGCGTATGAGAGCCCCTGCAGGTTACATGGCCGTTTCTACTTGTATACCGACTGCTTTGTGGCCCAGCTAATGGTGCGGCTGGGCCTGCAGGCCTTTCTCATCCACCTGCTGCCCCACGTCCTACAGGTGCTGGCTGGTGTGGAGGCCTCCCAGGAGGAAAGCAAGGGCCTGGTGGGTGCCACCGAGGATGAGGACAGTGAACTCCCAGGGGCCAGGCCCAGCTCCTGTGCTTTCAGGGAGGAAATTCAGATGGATGGTGAGCCTGCTGCCTCCTCGGGCCTGGGGCTTCCAGACTACACGTCTGGTGTCAGCTTCCATGATCAGGCCTACCTCCCTGAGACCGAGGACTTCCAAGCTGGGCTCTATGTGGCTGAGTCCCCACAGCCCCGGGAAGCTGAGGCTGTGAGCCTGGGTCGGCTGAGTGACAAGAGCAGCACCAGCGAGACCTCCCTGGGTGAGGAGCGGGCCACAGAGGAGGGTGGCCTCAGATCGGGCGACAGCAGCCAGGACCTGAAGCAGAGCGAGGgctccgaggaggaagaggaggacgaGGAAGGCTGCGTggtgctggaggaggaggagggagatggggagcaAGATGAGATCACCAGGGCTTCTGAACTCACTCTCTCTGACACCGTGCTGTCCATGGATACAGTCGTGGCCCGCAGTGGCGAGACagatggggaagaagaggaggagccGCTCACCGAGCAGTCAGAGGGCAAAGAACAGAAGATCCTCCTTG ATACAGCCTGCAAGATGGTCCGCTGGCTGTCTGCCAAGCTTGGCCCCACAGTGGCCTCTCGCTACGTGGCCCGGAACCTGCTCCGCTTGCTGACATCTTGTTATGTTG GGCCCACTCGGCAGCAGTTCACGGTGAGCAGTGGTGAGAGCCCCCCGCTGAGTGCTGGCAACATCTACCAGAAGAGACCGATACTAGGTGATATAGTGTCGGGGCCTGTGCTCAGCTGCCTCCTCCACATCGCTCATCTGTACGGGGAGCCTGTCCTCACCTACCAGTACCTGCCCTACATCAGCTACCTG GTGGCCCCAGGTAGCACCTCAGGCCCCAGTCGACTGAACAGCCGTAAGGAGGCAGGACTGCTGGCAGCAGTGACTCTGACCCAGAAGATCATCGTGTACCTCTCGGACACCACCCTCATGGACATCCTGCCCCGAATCAGCCACGAGGTCTTACTGCCTGTGCTCAGCTTCCTCACTTCCCTCGTCACTGG GTTCCCGAGTGGGGCCCAGGCCCGGACTGTCCTATGTATGAAAACCATCAGCCTCATCGCCCTCATATGTCTGCGCATTGGACAGGAGATGGTCCAGCAGCACCTGAGCGAGCCTGTGGCCACCTTCTTTCAAGTCTTCTCTCAGCTGCATGAGCTTCGGCACCAG GATCTGAAGCTGGATCCTGGGGGCCGCAGTGAGGGCCAGCTGCCAGAGGTAGCCTTCTCCGATGGGCAGCAGCGGCTAGTGGACCCCACCCTGCTGGACGAGCTGCAGAAGGTGTTCACCCTGGAGATGGCGTACACAATCTACGTGCCCTTCTCCTGCCTGTTGG GTGACATCATCCAGAAAATCATCCCCAACCATGAGCTGGTTGGGGAGCTGGCAGGGCTGTATTTGGAGAGCATCAGTCCAAGCAGTCGCAATCCTGCCAGCGTGGAGCCCACTGTACCCAGCAGCGGCCTCGAGTGGGACCTCCAGAGTGGGAGCTGCCCCCAAGATGATGGCCACTCGGGGACCTTTGGGAGTGTTCTGGTCGGGAACCGCATCCAGATTCCTGATGACTCTCAGCCTGAGAGCCCCAGCTTGCTGGGCCCCATCCCTGGGGTGGGCAGTGGAGGCCTCGACAGTGAGGAGGACAACGCGCTAAAGCGGGAGCTGCCACGGAGTGCCCATGGGCTGAGTGGCAACTGGCTAGCATATTGGCAGTACGAGATTGGTGTGAGCCAGCAGGATGCCCACTTTCACTTCCATCAGATCCGCCTGCAGAGCTTCCCAGGCCACTCAGGAGCCGTCAAGTGTGTGGCACCCCTGAGCAATGAGGACTTCTTCCTGAGTGGCAGCAAGGACCGCACTGTGCGCCTCTGGCCACTCTATAACTCTGGAGATGGCACCAGTGAGACAGCCCCACGCCTCGTCTATGCCCAGCACCGCAAGAGTGTCTTCTTTGTGGGCCAGCTTGAGGCCCCACAGTATGTGGTGAGCTGTGACGGGGCGGTGCACATCTGGGACCCCTTCACAG GGAAGACCCTTCGCATGATGGAGCCATGGGACAGCCGGGTGCCCCTGACTGCTGTGGCTGTCATGCCTGCCCCCCATACCAGCATCACCATGGCCAGCTCTGACTCGACCCTGCGCTTTGTGGACTGCAGGAAGCCTGGCCTACAG catGAGTTCCGCCTCGGTGGTGGGCTGAACCCTGGGCTTGTCCGCTCCCTGGCCGTCAGCCCCAGTGGCCGTAGTGTTGTGGCTGGCTTCTCCTCGGGCTTCATGGTGCTTCTGGACACCCGTACCGGCCTGGTTCTGCGTGGCTGGCCGGCCCATGAAGGGGACATCCTGCAGATCAAG GCGGTGGAGGGCAGTGTCCTGGTCAGTTCCTCCTCTGACCACTCCCTGACCGTGTGGAAAGAGCTGGAACAGAAGCCTATGCACCACTACAAGTCAGCATCTGACCCCATCCATACCTTCGACCTATATGGTAGCGAGGTGGTCACGGGCACTGTGGCCAACAAGATCGGCGTCTGCTCCCTACTTGAGCCACCCTCCCAGGCCACGACCAAGCTCAGCTCTGAGAACTTCCGAGGCACGCTCACCAGCCTGGCCTTGCTGCCCACCAAACGCCACCTCTTGCTGGGCTCAGACAACGGAGTCATCCGCCTCCTGGCGTAG
- the WDR81 gene encoding WD repeat-containing protein 81 isoform X2 produces MAGLSPALPPGGREGMALGSRGREVSLTRGAACWSPPPSPDMEELLQSVERDLNIDARQLAPAPGGTYVVALVPARWLASLRERRVPLGPCPRAEGLNEAEVRTLLQRSVQKLPPGWTRVEVHGLRKRRLSYPLGGGLPSEEGSTSPETLTRFMQDVAAQNYRNLWRHAYRTYGQPYSHSPAPSAVPALDLVRQALQRVYGCPFLSVGEFAQCPSYARDGPCSPRGSLACPSLLQAEALLESPEMLYVVHPYVQFSLHDVVTFSPAKLTNSQAKVLFILFRVLRAMDACHRQGLACGALTLHHIAVDEKLCSELRLDLSAYERPKEDESEEIPVARDGPGSGPGEEGGGRPGCPSCQEELRGLVLDWVHGRISNFHYLMQLNRLAGRRQGDPNYHPVLPWVVDFTTPHGRFRDLRKSKFRLNKGDKQLDFTYEMTRQAFVAGGTGGGEPPHVPHHISDVLSDITYYVYKARRTPRSVLCGHVRAQWEPHEYPASMERMQNWTPDECIPEFYTDPSIFCSIHPDMPDLDVPAWCGSSQEFVSAHRALLESPEVSQDLHHWIDLTFGYKLQGKEAVKEKNVCLHLVDAHTHLTSYGVVQLFDQPHPQRLAGAPALSPEPPLIPRVLFQTIQESIGREDLPGQLTNGMGRLVLEATPCEAGWARDRLVAGEDDLEQATEALDSISLSGKAGDQLGSSSSSQVPPGLLSFSVASASRPGRRNKPAGADPGEGEEGKILLPEGFNPVQPLEGLEKLGNFLTKGLGSQLEVLEQPQVQPPVQLRELFHRDMQALGILLAEMVFATRVRTLQPDAPLWVLAGVEASQEESKGLVGATEDEDSELPGARPSSCAFREEIQMDGEPAASSGLGLPDYTSGVSFHDQAYLPETEDFQAGLYVAESPQPREAEAVSLGRLSDKSSTSETSLGEERATEEGGLRSGDSSQDLKQSEGSEEEEEDEEGCVVLEEEEGDGEQDEITRASELTLSDTVLSMDTVVARSGETDGEEEEEPLTEQSEGKEQKILLDTACKMVRWLSAKLGPTVASRYVARNLLRLLTSCYVGPTRQQFTVSSGESPPLSAGNIYQKRPILGDIVSGPVLSCLLHIAHLYGEPVLTYQYLPYISYLVAPGSTSGPSRLNSRKEAGLLAAVTLTQKIIVYLSDTTLMDILPRISHEVLLPVLSFLTSLVTGFPSGAQARTVLCMKTISLIALICLRIGQEMVQQHLSEPVATFFQVFSQLHELRHQDLKLDPGGRSEGQLPEVAFSDGQQRLVDPTLLDELQKVFTLEMAYTIYVPFSCLLGDIIQKIIPNHELVGELAGLYLESISPSSRNPASVEPTVPSSGLEWDLQSGSCPQDDGHSGTFGSVLVGNRIQIPDDSQPESPSLLGPIPGVGSGGLDSEEDNALKRELPRSAHGLSGNWLAYWQYEIGVSQQDAHFHFHQIRLQSFPGHSGAVKCVAPLSNEDFFLSGSKDRTVRLWPLYNSGDGTSETAPRLVYAQHRKSVFFVGQLEAPQYVVSCDGAVHIWDPFTGKTLRMMEPWDSRVPLTAVAVMPAPHTSITMASSDSTLRFVDCRKPGLQHEFRLGGGLNPGLVRSLAVSPSGRSVVAGFSSGFMVLLDTRTGLVLRGWPAHEGDILQIKAVEGSVLVSSSSDHSLTVWKELEQKPMHHYKSASDPIHTFDLYGSEVVTGTVANKIGVCSLLEPPSQATTKLSSENFRGTLTSLALLPTKRHLLLGSDNGVIRLLA; encoded by the exons ATGGCCGGGCTTAGCCCCGCGCTGCCCCCAGGCGGCCGGGAGGGGATGGCCCTGGGGAGCCGGGGGCGGGAAGTCTCTCTCACTCGCGGGGCCGCCTGCTGGTCCCCGCCCCCAAGCCCCGACATGGAGGAGCTGCTACAGAGCGTGGAGAGGGACCTGAACATCGATGCCCGGCAGCTGGCTCCGGCCCCGGGGGGCACCTACGTGGTGGCCCTAGTGCCTGCGCGCTGGCTGGCCAGCCTCCGCGAGCGCCGGGTGCCCCTCGGACCCTGCCCCCGGGCAGAGGGCCTGAACGAGGCGGAAGTGAGGACTCTTCTGCAACGCTCCGTGCAGAAGCTGCCCCCCGGCTGGACGCGCGTGGAGGTGCACGGTCTGCGGAAACGGAGGCTGTCCTACCCCCTGGGCGGCGGCTTGCCTTCTGAGGAGGGGTCCACCAGCCCTGAGACCCTCACTCGCTTCATGCAGGATGTGGCTGCCCAGAATTATCGCAACCTGTGGCGCCATGCTTATCGTACTTATGGGCAGCCCTATAGTCATAGTCCTGCCCCTTCAGCTGTCCCTGCGCTGGACTTAGTACGACAGGCTCTGCAGAGAGTCTATGGTTGTCCCTTCCTGTCGGTGGGTGAATTTGCCCAGTGCCCATCCTATGCAAGAGATGGTCCCTGTTCTCCTCGGGGCAGCCTGGCCTGTCCCAGTCTTTTGCAAGCTGAGGCCCTGCTGGAGTCTCCAGAGATGCTATACGTGGTGCACCCTTATGTACAGTTCTCCCTGCATGATGTGGTCACTTTCAGCCCTGCCAAGCTAACCAACAGCCAGGCCAAGGTGCTCTTCATCCTCTTCCGTGTGCTGAGGGCAATGGATGCCTGTCACCGCCAGGGACTGGCCTGCGGGGCCCTGACTTTGCACCACATCGCTGTAGATGAGAAGCTTTGCAGTGAGCTCCGGCTGGACCTGAGTGCTTACGAAAGGCCCAAGGAGGACGAGAGTGAGGAGATCCCTGTGGCAAGGGATGGGCCAGGCAGTGGacctggagaggagggaggggggagaccTGGATGTCCCAGCTGCCAGGAGGAACTTCGTGGCCTCGTGCTAGATTGGGTCCATGGCCGGATCAGCAACTTCCACTACCTCATGCAGCTAAATAGGTTGGCAGGTCGGCGGCAGGGGGATCCCAATTACCACCCAGTGTTGCCCTGGGTGGTGGACTTCACCACACCCCATGGGCGCTTTCGAGACCTACGCAAGTCCAAGTTCCGCCTCAACAAGGGGGATAAGCAGCTGGACTTCACCTATGAGATGACGCGGCAGGCGTTTGTAGCAGGTGGTACAGGCGGTGGGGAGCCACCTCACGTTCCTCACCACATCTCAGATGTGCTCTCTGACATCACATATTATGTGTACAAGGCTCGGCGGACACCCCGGTCGGTGCTCTGTGGACACGTGCGGGCACAGTGGGAGCCCCATGAGTATCCCGCCAGCATGGAGCGTATGCAGAACTGGACACCTGACGAGTGCATTCCCGAGTTCTATACCGATCCCTCTATCTTCTGCTCCATCCACCCTGACATGCCTGACCTGGACGTGCCAGCCTGGTGTGGCTCTAGCCAGGAGTTTGTGTCTGCCCACCGGGCGCTGTTGGAGAGCCCAGAGGTGTCCCAGGACTTGCACCATTGGATTGACCTCACATTTGGCTACAAACTCCAGGGCAAGGAGGCtgtgaaagaaaagaatgtgtgtcTGCACCTGGTGGATGCCCACACGCACCTGACCAGCTATGGCGTGGTACAGCTCTTTGATCAGCCACACCCCCAACGGCTGGCTGGGgctcctgccctttcccctgAGCCTCCGCTCATCCCCAGAGTGTTGTTCCAGACCATTCAGGAGAGCATAGGCCGGGAGGACTTACCTGGACAGCTCACAAATGGGATGGGTAGGCTGGTTTTGGAAGCCACTCCCTGTGAGGCTGGCTGGGCCAGGGACAGGCTCGTGGCAGGGGAAGATGACTTAGAACAGGCCACGGAAGCTCTGGATTCCATCTCCCTCTCAGGGAAAGCAGGTGACCAgctgggctcctcctcctccagtcaggtgcccccaggcCTCCTGTCTTTCTCAGTGGCCTCAGCCTCTCGACCAGGACGCAGGAACAAACCTGCTGGCGCAGACCccggggaaggggaggaggggaagattCTTCTTCCCGAGGGCTTCAATCCTGTGCAGCCTCTGGAAGGGCTAGAGAAACTAGGCAACTTCCTGACCAAAGGCCTAGGGAGCCAGTTGGAGGTGCTCGAGCAGCCCCAGGTCCAGCCACCTGTGCAGCTGCGGGAACTCTTCCATCGGGACATGCAGGCGCTGGGTATTCTATTGGCAGAAATGGTGTTTGCCACCAGGGTCCGAACGCTGCAACCTGATGCACCACTGTGG GTGCTGGCTGGTGTGGAGGCCTCCCAGGAGGAAAGCAAGGGCCTGGTGGGTGCCACCGAGGATGAGGACAGTGAACTCCCAGGGGCCAGGCCCAGCTCCTGTGCTTTCAGGGAGGAAATTCAGATGGATGGTGAGCCTGCTGCCTCCTCGGGCCTGGGGCTTCCAGACTACACGTCTGGTGTCAGCTTCCATGATCAGGCCTACCTCCCTGAGACCGAGGACTTCCAAGCTGGGCTCTATGTGGCTGAGTCCCCACAGCCCCGGGAAGCTGAGGCTGTGAGCCTGGGTCGGCTGAGTGACAAGAGCAGCACCAGCGAGACCTCCCTGGGTGAGGAGCGGGCCACAGAGGAGGGTGGCCTCAGATCGGGCGACAGCAGCCAGGACCTGAAGCAGAGCGAGGgctccgaggaggaagaggaggacgaGGAAGGCTGCGTggtgctggaggaggaggagggagatggggagcaAGATGAGATCACCAGGGCTTCTGAACTCACTCTCTCTGACACCGTGCTGTCCATGGATACAGTCGTGGCCCGCAGTGGCGAGACagatggggaagaagaggaggagccGCTCACCGAGCAGTCAGAGGGCAAAGAACAGAAGATCCTCCTTG ATACAGCCTGCAAGATGGTCCGCTGGCTGTCTGCCAAGCTTGGCCCCACAGTGGCCTCTCGCTACGTGGCCCGGAACCTGCTCCGCTTGCTGACATCTTGTTATGTTG GGCCCACTCGGCAGCAGTTCACGGTGAGCAGTGGTGAGAGCCCCCCGCTGAGTGCTGGCAACATCTACCAGAAGAGACCGATACTAGGTGATATAGTGTCGGGGCCTGTGCTCAGCTGCCTCCTCCACATCGCTCATCTGTACGGGGAGCCTGTCCTCACCTACCAGTACCTGCCCTACATCAGCTACCTG GTGGCCCCAGGTAGCACCTCAGGCCCCAGTCGACTGAACAGCCGTAAGGAGGCAGGACTGCTGGCAGCAGTGACTCTGACCCAGAAGATCATCGTGTACCTCTCGGACACCACCCTCATGGACATCCTGCCCCGAATCAGCCACGAGGTCTTACTGCCTGTGCTCAGCTTCCTCACTTCCCTCGTCACTGG GTTCCCGAGTGGGGCCCAGGCCCGGACTGTCCTATGTATGAAAACCATCAGCCTCATCGCCCTCATATGTCTGCGCATTGGACAGGAGATGGTCCAGCAGCACCTGAGCGAGCCTGTGGCCACCTTCTTTCAAGTCTTCTCTCAGCTGCATGAGCTTCGGCACCAG GATCTGAAGCTGGATCCTGGGGGCCGCAGTGAGGGCCAGCTGCCAGAGGTAGCCTTCTCCGATGGGCAGCAGCGGCTAGTGGACCCCACCCTGCTGGACGAGCTGCAGAAGGTGTTCACCCTGGAGATGGCGTACACAATCTACGTGCCCTTCTCCTGCCTGTTGG GTGACATCATCCAGAAAATCATCCCCAACCATGAGCTGGTTGGGGAGCTGGCAGGGCTGTATTTGGAGAGCATCAGTCCAAGCAGTCGCAATCCTGCCAGCGTGGAGCCCACTGTACCCAGCAGCGGCCTCGAGTGGGACCTCCAGAGTGGGAGCTGCCCCCAAGATGATGGCCACTCGGGGACCTTTGGGAGTGTTCTGGTCGGGAACCGCATCCAGATTCCTGATGACTCTCAGCCTGAGAGCCCCAGCTTGCTGGGCCCCATCCCTGGGGTGGGCAGTGGAGGCCTCGACAGTGAGGAGGACAACGCGCTAAAGCGGGAGCTGCCACGGAGTGCCCATGGGCTGAGTGGCAACTGGCTAGCATATTGGCAGTACGAGATTGGTGTGAGCCAGCAGGATGCCCACTTTCACTTCCATCAGATCCGCCTGCAGAGCTTCCCAGGCCACTCAGGAGCCGTCAAGTGTGTGGCACCCCTGAGCAATGAGGACTTCTTCCTGAGTGGCAGCAAGGACCGCACTGTGCGCCTCTGGCCACTCTATAACTCTGGAGATGGCACCAGTGAGACAGCCCCACGCCTCGTCTATGCCCAGCACCGCAAGAGTGTCTTCTTTGTGGGCCAGCTTGAGGCCCCACAGTATGTGGTGAGCTGTGACGGGGCGGTGCACATCTGGGACCCCTTCACAG GGAAGACCCTTCGCATGATGGAGCCATGGGACAGCCGGGTGCCCCTGACTGCTGTGGCTGTCATGCCTGCCCCCCATACCAGCATCACCATGGCCAGCTCTGACTCGACCCTGCGCTTTGTGGACTGCAGGAAGCCTGGCCTACAG catGAGTTCCGCCTCGGTGGTGGGCTGAACCCTGGGCTTGTCCGCTCCCTGGCCGTCAGCCCCAGTGGCCGTAGTGTTGTGGCTGGCTTCTCCTCGGGCTTCATGGTGCTTCTGGACACCCGTACCGGCCTGGTTCTGCGTGGCTGGCCGGCCCATGAAGGGGACATCCTGCAGATCAAG GCGGTGGAGGGCAGTGTCCTGGTCAGTTCCTCCTCTGACCACTCCCTGACCGTGTGGAAAGAGCTGGAACAGAAGCCTATGCACCACTACAAGTCAGCATCTGACCCCATCCATACCTTCGACCTATATGGTAGCGAGGTGGTCACGGGCACTGTGGCCAACAAGATCGGCGTCTGCTCCCTACTTGAGCCACCCTCCCAGGCCACGACCAAGCTCAGCTCTGAGAACTTCCGAGGCACGCTCACCAGCCTGGCCTTGCTGCCCACCAAACGCCACCTCTTGCTGGGCTCAGACAACGGAGTCATCCGCCTCCTGGCGTAG